AATTTGGATGTAATGTCATTGCATCAGGATTGAAAATTCACTGTAACTTGTGTTTAGGTGAACTTCAGAAGGCTGTCGACTTGTTCACAGATGCTATCAAGCTGAATCCTTGTTTGGCCATTTTGTATGCCAAGAGGGCAAGGTGAGTCATTGTAAACCAGTCATTTATGTTCCTGCTTGTTCTGTTGTTTTCCTTCAAGAGCCTAAATATAATGGCAACTTGAGGATCTATGTAAACTTAAACTACataagggaaggagaaaagtacacttcatgcctttttttttttttttacacgtATGGTTGACCAGATTTGCTAAAGCTGCCATAATCTGAAGTGTGTTTTATGATTAAGGTGATGACTGAAATCATGTCCTTTTTGGATGCAAGGTTAGTTGTGGATCATGTGGCTCCTCTGTTGTTCCTGCTAAATCAAGTAGTTCCCTGTGAAATAGACTTGTTTCTGTTCAACAGAAAcatttgtggccttccagtatcttatgggggcctacaagaaagctggtgagggactttttagggtgtcaggtagtgataggactggggggaatggaacaaaaatagaaatgggtagattcagattggatgttaggaagaagttcctcaccatgagggtggtgagacactggaacaggttgcccagggaggtggtggaagcctcatccctgaagatttttaaggccaggctggatgtggctctgggcaacctgatctagtgtgaggtgtccctgcccacggctcggggtttggaactggatgatccttgaggtcccttccaaccctaacaattctatgattcaattctatgattcagcagTCCTACATTTGAGCAAGACACTTATTTTTCAACCCATTCAATACTTACCTTAGACTGCAAATAATGTATTTGGACCATTGCCAGGTTTGGCATAATGCACAAACGTATTTATATTCTGAATTCTTAAGAAATCTGGGCAAGTATGGGTTGAAGAAGCAGAAGTtcccaaagatttttttttttaattattattttattttctccttttacaCAATTCCCCCCTGCCACTAAACATGGGTTATTTGATACCTTAGTAGATCTTTTTCACAGCAAGGTATAATTCaaagaaacattcagctttTGATGACTTCTATGTGATTAATTAGTGTCCTTCTAACTGTTCCATTCCAGTACATCTCTCCTGGTAAATGATGCCTTACTGGTTTTTCACTTTCCACGTCAAAGATTTTGCATGTAGCACAACTTGTGTGCCTTAACACATTGTTGTTGCCACCATAGTGGTATTTTTAAAACCTTACAGTGCCATATCTTCTCAGGACTAGAATTAGCaatggaaaacagaagagtGTTATGAGAAGTTTAAAAGTTACCTCAATTTGGTCTGTTGTAGAAATAAACAATATATTAGGATATTGTAAAACCTGCAGTGTAACAGCAGTGAGGATCAAGTGCTGTGACTAATCTACCTCTCTGCTTAGGGTTTGGTTCTGAGGGAGTTGTTTATTAGGGAATTAGGGGTTTTGTGCAGTCAGCAGCATTGAGGCAGTTTTTTTGACACATTGTCCACCTGTTTGTTTCTAGAGGGGAATGTGTGACTTTGTGCTTGCTTTCTAACTGGCCTTAATGATGAAGTTGCTTAGAGGCATTCTTAATTGCTGATTACTTTAAAGTAGATGTAACAGGGCAGAAGTCCTGAGTTGGAGTATATTGATATCAAATGCTGCTGTtaattcaggatttttttttttttagtgtttcctTCAGagatttttaatttgaaatgccTGAACCACCTAAAGTACTTCTCTACTAATGTGATATACTTATGTATTGTAAAATTTGCAGTTATTTCACTTAACTGTCAGGGGATTGGGGCTACTTCctgggtttgtgttttattttgcctATTTTGGTTTTGATGACTCCTGTAGTTTCTGATGATTCTAGCTGTTGATTCTTGTAGCCTGTATAACTCATGCTTGCTTTGCCTTACTGTTTTAAGGACTATTTAATACAGTGTGTGTAATATTATTATTCAAATTGCtagctgctgtttgctttaaATGCCAAACACCATGAAACTGAACTGCCCATAGCATTTATGTATCCTTTTCTTGTGCACTGAAGTTACTCTTGCTGGCAAGGCTTGAGTCTGAACAAGGAATGCTCTTGCACCTATAGTGGTGGGGTGGAGGAACTAAATTTCAATTACTTTGTTATCACTACAAAGTCTTTTTGAACTCAGCTCTTCAAATGTATTATCTCACTAGCTTGCCTGTTAGTCATCCAAAATTAGCTTAAGTTAGTAACTTGGTATTTCAGTATACACAATAAACGTTCTCATTCCCACAGTGTTTTTGTGAAGCTACAGAAGCCAAATGCTGCCATTAGAGATTGTGACAGAGCCATCAAGATTAATCCTGACTCAGCACAGACCTACAAATGGAGGGGGAAAGCACACAGGTAATGGCCTGCATCCATACTTGATAATCACTTTACTTAATGGGGCTGACCAGTTTTgttcagagaaacagagaagataATGCATGAACTATCTGTCTTGCAACTAAGAGCAGTAGACAAGAAACCATTGTGCTGAGTGCATggcttgcaggaaagaaaagatggtAGTGGTTTATTGATGGCAATTTATGAGCAGTCTTTCTGGCACGTCTTTTTATACCTATCTTGTAATGACGTTTTCTAATCATTTGCTTCAAGATTGTGAGTTTGAGGATTGTGGGTTGTACTTGTTTGGACTTTTTTTCACttagtgtttgttttggtgtttttttaatttactgacCTATAATTCTTAAACGTTTCTCTGCTGATCTTATTCCATTAGATCCTAGAGCTCTTTTACTTAGTAAATTGAACTGCCTAGTTGTTAAGGGAGCCATTTGTTGCAATTGAAGAGTGATAGTAAGAGTGATACTGAAGAGTGATAGTTATTTTAAGTATCATTAAGCCAGTGTGCATCCCCTCTAACTGTAGtaaacctattttttttttaaatgacaatagatgagtgaaaaaaaatgacagttCTTACAGTATGTATAAAAGTGGAAGGAGTAAATGGTAATAAAACTTAAAATAGGCATTTTAACCAGTGTTCAGAGTAGTTTGCTAATGTCTACAGTTTTAATCAGGGACATGGAGCCTTAGAATGAGAAGACTGGAGCGTAGTTTGGAGTaacatctctgtctctataCAGAAGTGCTTTGGCCATTTAAGAATATCCCATTTGCCTAGATTTTTGATTATCAAGAGtttacaaaaataaagaagtgTACATAGTAGCTCATATGATCTCTTCAGTTAAGACATGGTGGCTCCTGTTAGCTAGGATGAATGCTGAGTGAGGAGGGTCCTTAATTTTGGTGTAGAGTTGTACAGAACACTGAACATGTAGTTTTAACATGAACATGTCCCTGGTGGTGCAGAGTGTTTTTATTAGTGTCATTCATGTGTTTTAGGTAGGTACCTTCTCCCTCTTAGAGCTTTCTTGTTTGTAACAATGACACTGGTGAGGGAATATTGTTTTTTCCTCAAATTTACTTCATGCAAAAGTTATTGTAAAGGTATAAAGCAAGCAAGTATCCTCTAATGGTATCACAATGTGTAGGTTACAGAGAACAGCAAGACCATTGAACTGCTGCAGGTAAAAATACTGGATGCTGCGTGGTTGTAAATAGTGTGAAGAACTGTAAGAGTTCAGTTggctttttccttctgaattgCAGACTTCTGGGACACTGGGAGGAAGCTGCTCATGATCTTGCATTAGCTTGTAAACTGGATTATGATGAAGATGCTAGTGCCATGCTGAAGGAGGTGCAGCCAAGAGTAAGTGGAGAGGTGTAATGGGGGTCACTCCTCTATTTGTTTGAGTGACATTCCTTGCCTTCAGGGTCTTCCAGTATGTATTATCTTGTGGGAATGTGTTCATGTGTCATGTGACAGGTCAAACTGCGTTTATAAATACCTCTGTCTTCAATCACAGCTGTTCGTGGCAGTGTGTAGAGGAATTGAGTCTCAGGCTGGGCATGTAACCAAACTATGAAATGTGGTCCTTCAAAAAAATcttatcagaaaaaaatctgaagcagTTGAAGCTTGACAGACACTTTAGAATGTAGACTAAAAACGTTCAGAAGAGTAGGAGAATGCTTAACGGATTtttatttaggtttttttcAAGATGTTTTGAGTTGATCAGAGCTTCATCCTAAACATGCTTTACAAAGGAAGCCTTCGTTGCTTTGATTTGTGCTTTCTTTAGTCCACCCCATGAGGGCAGCACAACCTTTTAAAGACTCTTTTTCAGCTTGTTGGCCCCAGCGTTCTTCTAAGGAAGAGTTTTTGTGTGACAAATGTGATGGTGTTGATAGCAGCCTTTCTTCTTCACCTGCTCTGTGTATTCTTTTAAAATGGTCAATGGACCACAGATGGCAGCTGTTGCACTGCATAGGACTTACTTGGCAAGATTGAGGGGCAGTGGAAACTGCAGCATTGGTCTCCTGTAAGAAGAGATGTAGGGCTACCAGTATGTCAGAGAAAGCCAGTTCCAGCTGGCTGCAAAGCAGACCCACTGCTGGCCAAAGCTGAGCTAGTCAGTGATGGTGGTAGTGTTTCTGAGGTGGCATGTGTAAGGAAGGGTTACAAAATGCAGTGCAAGAGCTGTGAGAGATGAGagtaaagtaaaaaaagaagcaaCCCTACTGACACCAAGATAAatgaaggagggggaggaggtatGGCAGGCACAGGAGTAGAGagattcctctgcagcctgtggagaagaCTGTGGTTAAGCAAGTTGTCCCCCTTGAGTTCATAGAGATCCACAATGGAGCAGATTTCTactctgcagcccatggatgaCCTCATGCTAGAGCAAGTGGATGTGccctgaaggaggctgcagccaatGAGGAgtccacactggagcaggttcctGGCAGAAACTGTGGCCTATGGAGAGGAGACCATGCAGAAGCTGATTTTTCTGGCAGGAGATGGGGCCCATGAGGGACCCATTCTGGAGCAGTCTGTTGTTCAAGGACCATACTGTGTGGAGAGGATCCATGCTGGAACAGTTTGTCCAGGACTGTATCCTGTGAAGGGgaccccacactggagcagaaagaaagtgtgaggaggaaggagtggcAGATGTGCAGTGTTCTGAACTGACCACAGCCTCTATTCCTCTGTACTGTTGCTACTGGGTGTAGAGAGGAGGTGAAAGAGTGGGAAACAAAGTAAAGTTGATCTTTGGGAAGAAGGGGAATAGGGTAAAATGgtttttagttttgttgttgtttctcatTCTCCTACTCTATTTGTACTTTGCAATAAATGAGTCTATTTTGCCCATGATGGTAGCAGATGGGCAATTTCCTTGTCTTTATCTCAAGCCAGGAGCTTCTCCCATCATCTTTTCCTCTCACTGTACTGGTGAGGAGGATGACTGAGAGAGCAGCTTAGTGAGTATCTGGCAGCCAGCCAAGCTTAACCCACCACATAAATAAACATTCCTGTATTGAATAACTTCAGCTTTCAGTTTTCTTACCATGTCTTTGTAGAAGAGTCTGTCTTCAGGAAAACAACAATGGAAACCATCTTGCAGCCTATTAGTCATTTGTGTTGGTGACTGTTGATTTGTGGTAAATGTAATTAGGTCTTGAGTCCTAACCCTCTTTGTAAGAGGTATACTCAATGCTTGGCTAAGGGGGGAAACTTTTATTTCCCTCTTAATCTGCCTGTGCACAGAAACAGCAGAGTATGTCTGTGGGAATTTGTCTATGTAGCTCAAGGAAAAATGTATGATCATTTtatgggtgattttttttttttttaattaaagtgaAGATGATACATTCATTTCCATCTTTCCTAGAATTTTTTGAGACTTTCAGCTTAAAGTACAATTCTCAAGATACTTAGCTCATTGAGAAATACTTAGAAACAATGAGAATCAAAACTTTGGAAAAATTTctgtttcactgaaaaaaatcacaacaaacaaatccacaaaaaaacaaaccacacaaaggcaaaacaaatgaaaaatgccCCACATAAGCCCCAGACCCACTTGCCTCTCTCTTAATGAATTGCTGAGTGGTTGCAGCACTGGGTTTTGATAAGACACAACTGCATTCAGTATCAGTCAGTCTTGCTGTCTGCCCTCTGCCTTCTCTGATAGAAGTACTTCCAAGAATAATGGGGTATGGAACAAATATTTCaactaaaataatttctatcAGAACTTAGAATATACTTTAAAcaaatgattttatgaaagaATAGAGGAGTATCCATTGTGGTTATTGTCCCTGTTCTTGAATCTTGATTTTGCTGTGTTACAGGAGTAGCCATCACACACAATTTGTGAAATCATAAAACCATTTTTTCCAATGCTATCCCTGGTTTCAGGATGCATTTTGGTTTCAGGAATGCAGTCCTGTGGTTAGGGTTCTATTGTTACAACAAGTCCTGAGTGAGGACCCTAGAGGAGCTCATCCCTAACTACTCTATTCTGCTGGGCTGTAGATCTGACAGACTTGAGAAGAGCTTATAATAGGAAGCAGATTTTCTCCCCACTGGCCCATTCTTGGTTTGGTTCATTAATTCTTTGGTCTGCTTACATCTAGCTGTATATGCTGCAAAGGCACCTGGAATAGCAATAACGCTATCTAAAAAGTGTGTGCAGGGGGAGTTGTATTTCCTGTGGTGCCAGTGAAAATCCCCTCTTGGGGGGCAGTTGCTGTTTTTAGCTGTGGGGGAAGTCATatttaaacattaaaaatacagaggcacatggaatcatagaattgttgaggttgggaaagacttcggggatcgtcaagtccaactgttgactTGACTCTACAAtcttcacccctaaaccatatcctcaagcaccacatttaagtgaccttcaaacacatccagggatggtgattcaaccacctccttgggcagcctgtttcagtgtctgactaaaaacttttcctaatgtccagtctatgTTGCAAGTTTgtggccattccctcttgttctattgctaattACATTTGAGAGTataccagcaccagcctctgtACAACGTCCTTTTGGGTAGTTGTAGATGATAATGACAACATTTTTAAGTTCTAGCTATGGTGCAAGTCCTAGAGGTCTAGCAAAAAAGCATACTAAGAGTGCATGTTCTGGTGAATCCAGTTAGGGCCAAGTAGACCTGGATAGCTGATTGCCTTAATTAAAGAGCAAGTAGCAAATGGCTCCTAAAACAAAGGGGCTTCTAGGATGTGAAGTCAGCTGTTTACTCTTAACATGTATTTTGTATTGGAATACATTATGTCATGTGCTAGAAATGTGTGTGAAATTGTGGTGTTGTAACAGGCTCAGAAAATTGCAGAACATCGTCGAAAATATGAGCGGAAGcgtgaagaaaaggaaatcaaGGAAAGAATGGAAAGAGTGAAGAAGGCACGGGAGGAGCATGAGAGAGCACAAAGGGTAGATACTTAGGTTTTAATATTTCTTAGTCATTTGTAGAGTGTCATAGTTATTTTGGTTAAAATGAATTGCAGAGAAGAATTGCTTCAGTCTTAGGATTAAATTTTACAGAGttgatttctgtcttttttatttGACTACTAACAAAATATAGAGGAAAGAGCATTGTATTGcacctgctgttgctgcttatGACAAAAACAGGCTCTGGAATCTCTACTGTATTTTAATACATTGGTTATTGTATAACTGCACCAGAATAATTTTCACTTAATACATTTCTGTCTTCCAAAGTGGGAGGTTTTTATTTCAGGATAATAATTCACTTTTCTTCCTGAcacagtttggttttttcttcatGCTTTCTGATATATTTTAATATGTTGGAAGTGGGAGTTCTATGAATACAGGTTGAGGAGCTAAACCAAGTCATACAGTTCATATTCAGGGAAAACATACTCTGCATAATTTATCTGCAAAACATCTTAATGTATTTGAGTAGGCATGGCGAGTTCTTGTCAGTGGTTCTCTGTGTAGTGAGGTGCTTTGTTTATTGCCATAGCCTGCCTGCCTGAAATAGTCTcagctatttctttttttctcctaaaaacAGTTGAGCTATAGAAAACAGGCTGCAGTTCCATTATTGTGTGTGGAATGATGTACTTTCatctgcaggaggaagaagcaagacgacaggcaggaggagctcagTTTGGTGGTTTCCCCGGTGGTTTCccaggtattttatttttaagcaccAATATTTGAGGTAGAGGCAACTGTTGTTTCTATGTGGAATATTATAACCACAGCTTTTATAACATTTGTTCTTAGtacaaggagaaaaatatttatgaagTCTAGAACTTGTCTGCAGATAAGTCTTTTGAGCACTAGTGGGAGGAGGGATGGGATTCTTTCCATGAAAGAGGATGGATGCTGGGTATCAAATAGAGCAAAGATGGAAATCAAAAGTTATGAATAACAAAGGATTTAGGTATGAGAATACAAAGATTCAGTGTTTGCATAATGTGTGGGAAAAAATAGTATAAAAATGTTGTCCAAATTACCCAAGGTGCCTTGGACTGCTTAAGAGTAGTTTTAAAGTTGAAAATTTTGATGGAATATTAGAGAAATCTGTGGTGATTGCAAGCTACTGTTGAACAAAATAGATTCTCATAGCAGGTAGTGCAGTTTACCTTATAGGAAAGCTGCTGATTACAGATTGAAAAATAGAACCTCAAGAACATTTGcttcaggttttttttggttgggttttttttttttcattggtgGTATAATCTTTTCAAACACAAAGTTCCAGACAAAAGCACAATGTGTCTGGGACATACTACTactgctctgcttcttttctgaatTGTTCACCCCAGGCATTCAAACTCCATACATTTCTGGGCTTGAGATCCACCTGATTTAAGTTAACCAGGAAAATAACTGCATCTCTTCACAAGGTGATAGAACCCAAGCTCTTACTCAACTGGGTTAGAAATAATGGATAAAATAAGATACAtgccttcacagaaagaatgtgATGACTATCTGTAGCTTTACGGAAGACATGGCTTTAGAGGTGTGGCACAGGAAGTGAGCTTCTTGTATAGACGAATTAAATGCTCATCGTCATTCATTCTTCTTCTTGTTGGGGGTTTTCAGGTGGATTTCCTGGGGGTATGCCTGGAGGTATGCCAGGAATGGCAGGTATGCCAGGTCTCAATGAGATTCTCAGTGATCCAGAAGTTCTTGCGGCCATGCAGGTGAGTATTAGTTTAAAATTAGAGCTAAATGTTCTGAATGATGGAAGAGCATCACCTGTGAGctaagggaaggaagaaagatgtGACCTTGGAGACAGTCCAAGTGaggcttggcagggctctgggtggtctgatctagttgaggatgctcctgcttactgcagagggggttggactagatggcttttggaggtcccttccaacccagaccgttctatgatAATGAGATGCTTGCTTGTTTCTGTTGGGAAAACTTCTCCTTGTGTGTGTGGCATCAGACTGTCTGGAAGTAGTGTTAGCTGTTTTTCAGATTGATAGGAACATAATTAAAGATCCACCCCCATACTTGCCTATGATAGGCAAAACTGTGCTATATAGAGTTCTCGATCTCTTTTGAGTCTCTTGAATTGTTATTTTCCACTCAGTATAATTCACTTGCTCCTTTTTTGAATGGACACACATTGTGGTGAGATAATtatacacaaacaaaaaaaaccccaatgatTGTTTATGTTACTGCAACACAAATATTACAATAATAGTGAGATgaacatttcttttctcttaggGGATTGAGTGTTTGGTTATTGCCAGAGGCAAGGAAGCATCAGAATAGTTCTGCATCTGGCATTTTCTAAATTCATGTTCAGAAAGCTTACTTCCCTAGTGGGCTTGCTTAATTTCCTAATTAGCAAATTGCTCCATGTCGTGGCTGCTTTTACGCTAGAAAACTCTTCCATCAGATTAGAGTATATCTGACATCAGTTTTAGGGGCAGGTGGGCTAGGAAAAATCTGAACCATATAGTTGCATTTGTGTACAAACATGATCAAATATAAGAAAGAGTCTTGTTACTGGATTGCTGTGCTGTTTCCAGCTCACTGAACAGCTATGATCCTCATCTAAATCAAAGGATGACAAGGGACCCTTACATGCTATGCTCTGAAATCACAACAAAGGCATCACTTTCTATGCAGAAGTTCATGGGTTCCTTCAGTGTTTCCAAACACCAGCAACCAAAGCTTTACCTAGGCTGCCACAATCAGCAATGTTCCATACAAAccatcaaaaaaaacccaccatgaCTTGTAGCTGTATTCATGGCTTGGCTAATTTATGCTGAAATGCAGGAGTTTGAAATGAGAGTTGCTGAGAAACAGAGCTTTGGGGTACAGCTCACATGCCTTTAAGAAGGCTTCATTGCACACTAATTACGCATAGCCCAACATACTGTAGGACTCTCTTGCAAGAATGTGTTGATGGTGTTTCCTGATAATAAAGGCAGGCTTTAACATGAAGAACCTGTCAGGAAAGACTTGAGTTTTGCTGATCTCTTAAGAACTTTACATCTAGATATGATTTATTTAGCATTTTGCCTATGTCTGCTCTGCCACCTTCTTAAATGTCCAACTGACTATATTCTGGTCTGCTCTGAATTGGTGGTGTAAGCTTTAGTCTTTAGGTTTCTACTGCTTGGCTTCTACTCCATGCAGCTATGGAATATGTTGATGGATAATGATACCAGGCAGCTATTATGTAGCTTATCTCTGATGTGTTGTGAAAAAATCTGGAGATACTAAATCTCCCAAATTGCTAATTTTAAGAGGCTTTTCAAAGTGAGGAGTTACTGCTGAAAGTGGAGCTGCAACATGGTGTGATGGAAGCTAACAAGGTTCTCTTCTAAGTGTGATTTCTTGGAGGAGGTGGGGAATGACTCAGAATgagagatttatttatttatgtactgGTTTGTTCGTTTATTTATTGgtaggtttatttatttaaagtcaAATGTTGCCACATCATCTGCTTGCAGTTCCACAGGTGAAAGTTTCTGCTGCTCAAACAAAAAGGGTTCAAAGGGAGGTGTAGCAGCTGTTTCTCAGAGGAGGGTTATCCTGCTGTGCATGCTACATGCAAAGCTCCTGCCTTCTTCAAAACACATTTGAAGATGCCTGAAGTAATCTAGTAGGTGTGGCTGTGATGTTTGGCTCCTGTTTTAAGGAAAAAACACTTACTTTATCCCACTCTTATCACACGTTGAGCTATTAGTGTAGCAAGTTCAGTAATGATGATGGTGTTTACTGATGCAGTGTTAACAACTTGCATTTTATCATTGGGCTTTAAATAGGCACCTTGTGCCCAAAACTGTCATTAAAAGCTGAGCCAGACTAGATTCATGTTGGAACCACATAACCACTAACTTTTCTGGACTAAATGCCCtaattttttgctttttgttctgCAGGATCCAGAAGTCATGGTTGCATTCCAAGatgttgcccagaaccctgcaAATATGTCCAAATACCAGAATAATCCCAAGGTTATGAATCTCATCAGTAAATTGTCTGCCAAATTTGGCAGTAAACCATAAAATCCCTGGTTCTTAAAAATCATATCTCGATGGGAAGGATTGGATTTGGCTAACCAGTGTTGCAATAAAACAAACCATTGTACCTCTGATCTTCTTAAGAAGAGAAATGGGGTGTTTGAAGGAGACTGCTCTTTAGCCCCAAGTGTTGACTTTACTCAATGATTGGTTTATAGCACTCAAATTATATTTAGATGGCCTAGTTTCCACCATCCCTCCTTGACCTAGAGTTGCAAACTTTTGCTGTAAGTACTGCAGACAGTTTTCCTCTGAATTAACACTCCTATAAAAATTGTAATATTCTAGGAGTGTAAGGTATAAAAcctgctgttgttgtttgggatttttttaataattattaattacTCTCAGTGAGCAAAGGGGAAGGAACACTTAACAGTTGAAGGCTGTCTTAATCCTCTTAAGACAGAAATGTTGGCCTAGTCACAAACAGCAAAGGTGGGACAAATCTGAAGAATTAACTGGATAAAGGAATTGTCTGCAAAtacaagtccttttttttttatatagctGTTAAAATTGTCAATGTAACCATGCTAGCTAGATACACACCGGAACTTCTGGCAGTACTGCAAGTAACGTAATGTTTTTGGATCACATCTGTGCAGCAAAGGTACAGTCCTATCCTTTGCACACCCTGGCATGAAGTACATATTGCAGAGGCCACAGAGGTTTTGTGACTTTCTCACTTCTTGTCCAGCACCTTTACATAACACTTTATTTATCAGTTTGGGTACGGGAGAGCGGCTTACTGTCTGCTTGTGCTCTTGTCCTTTCCCAGTTGGCAGGTCCCCCACTGGTTGCACTTGCCCTTCCTTGGGGCCATGCTTACCAGCTTTCATCTATTTGGAAACATTAGGGAAGGAATCTTATCACTACCTCTGTCCCACTGAATGCAAGCCATCCAGAACATGTAAATGCAGAGTTACAAATCAGTGAAAGGGAGGGAATACACAACAAAattgcagctctgtgttctgAGTCAGTTTGAGTCCTTACATGCTTACTGATTAAAATTTTCTGGCCAAAGTCCTGCTGTCTCTGTAGAGGTGATGACTCTTCCTTCACCACATACTGTAGTCTTCCATCTTTTCTTGtatctttttcttcaaaaagcaaacacacacataccaggaaaaaaaaaaccaaacacaaatgacccacagaaaaccccaacaaaacaaaaagctgtgGTTGTGGGTTCATGCTTCCATATTTTTGAGACTTGTGATGTGAAGAAAAAGGTTGAAGTATTTGAAGCTGACAGAACATTGTTCTCACACTTGTGattggattaccagcaatgggtatcCGTGAAGCAGTGTCTGTTGATGAGGTTCAGTTGATTTGTCTACTGATAAAGACAGTTGTTGCTTCTGTTTGTCTTAGCTAAAACACaatttttctgtggaaaaattacCATAGTTACCTGTTCACCACTTGAGTCCCGGCATTTGTGTTAACTCTTGTAATTCTGTATTTTAAGCCATAACTGATGTTACCATTTTAAAACAAGTCTGGACTGCTGTAGGAACTCAACAacagttgcaaaaaaaaaaaaaaaaaaaaagtcccaaaaTGCTTTTTGGCATACTGATGACCCTGCAGAAAGAAATGTGAATCGTTTTTGCTTAAGAAAGATAGTTCTGAATACTTagcctttaaaaaataaagtatggttttgaaaaataaagctttttgggtttgtgtaACTTTCTGGTAAGAACTATTTTGCTTGAATTAAA
The nucleotide sequence above comes from Indicator indicator isolate 239-I01 chromosome 14, UM_Iind_1.1, whole genome shotgun sequence. Encoded proteins:
- the ST13 gene encoding hsc70-interacting protein isoform X2, whose translation is MDSRKLSELRAFVRLCKQNPGLLHSEELAFLREWVESMGGTIPPAPANTSTEDTSKEEKGDGKAEQQPEEPVKSPEPESEESDLEIDNEGVIEPDNDDPQEMGDENLEVTEEMMDQANEKKMEAINALSEGELQKAVDLFTDAIKLNPCLAILYAKRASVFVKLQKPNAAIRDCDRAIKINPDSAQTYKWRGKAHRLLGHWEEAAHDLALACKLDYDEDASAMLKEVQPRAQKIAEHRRKYERKREEKEIKERMERVKKAREEHERAQREEEARRQAGGAQFGGFPGGFPGGFSGGFPGGMPGGMPGMAGMPGLNEILSDPEVLAAMQDPEVMVAFQDVAQNPANMSKYQNNPKVMNLISKLSAKFGSKP
- the ST13 gene encoding hsc70-interacting protein isoform X3; this translates as MDSRKLSELRAFVRLCKQNPGLLHSEELAFLREWVESMGGTIPPAPANTSTEDTSKEPVKSPEPESEESDLEIDNEGVIEPDNDDPQEMGDENLEVTEEMMDQANEKKMEAINALSEGELQKAVDLFTDAIKLNPCLAILYAKRASVFVKLQKPNAAIRDCDRAIKINPDSAQTYKWRGKAHRLLGHWEEAAHDLALACKLDYDEDASAMLKEVQPRAQKIAEHRRKYERKREEKEIKERMERVKKAREEHERAQREEEARRQAGGAQFGGFPGGFPGGFSGGFPGGMPGGMPGMAGMPGLNEILSDPEVLAAMQDPEVMVAFQDVAQNPANMSKYQNNPKVMNLISKLSAKFGSKP
- the ST13 gene encoding hsc70-interacting protein isoform X1, with translation MDSRKLSELRAFVRLCKQNPGLLHSEELAFLREWVESMGGTIPPAPANTSTEDTSKGKAEQQPEEPVKSPEPESEESDLEIDNEGVIEPDNDDPQEMGDENLEVTEEMMDQANEKKMEAINALSEGELQKAVDLFTDAIKLNPCLAILYAKRASVFVKLQKPNAAIRDCDRAIKINPDSAQTYKWRGKAHRLLGHWEEAAHDLALACKLDYDEDASAMLKEVQPRAQKIAEHRRKYERKREEKEIKERMERVKKAREEHERAQREEEARRQAGGAQFGGFPGGFPGGFPGGMPGGMPGMAGMPGLNEILSDPEVLAAMQDPEVMVAFQDVAQNPANMSKYQNNPKVMNLISKLSAKFGSKP